The following coding sequences lie in one Betaproteobacteria bacterium genomic window:
- a CDS encoding iron-containing alcohol dehydrogenase yields the protein MATISYLTTAQFDFGAIRLVSQECVRLGIRHPLIVTDKGIRAAGLLDKLQEALDASLGFDVFDETPPNPTEAATLSALARYRAVAADGVIAMGGGSSIDLGKALVLLATHPEPLVQYAAVEGGAGKITAAVAPLIAIPTTAGTGSEVGRGSVIVLNDGRKLGLLSPHLLPKVAICDPELTLGLPPLLTAATGMDAMAHCIETFLSPLINPPAEAIALDGLAKCALYLERATRDGSDRDARWNMMMAAMEGALAFQKGLGAVHALSHPLGALKDLKLHHGTLNAVLLPEVIRFNAEHVGDKLIGMAAVMGLEPGADVARAIADLNQRLGLPPGLKSMGVPKEALSAIAEAAPKDHCHATNPRKATVAEYLAILEASWI from the coding sequence ATGGCCACCATCAGCTATCTCACCACTGCCCAGTTCGATTTCGGCGCCATCCGCCTCGTCTCGCAGGAGTGCGTGCGGCTTGGAATCCGTCACCCGCTCATCGTCACCGACAAGGGCATCCGGGCCGCAGGCCTGCTGGACAAGCTGCAGGAGGCGCTCGACGCCTCCTTGGGATTCGACGTGTTCGACGAGACGCCGCCGAATCCCACGGAAGCGGCGACGCTTTCCGCATTGGCCCGCTACCGGGCTGTCGCGGCAGACGGCGTGATCGCGATGGGCGGCGGATCGTCGATCGATCTGGGCAAGGCCCTGGTGCTGCTCGCGACGCATCCCGAACCGCTCGTTCAGTACGCCGCCGTGGAAGGGGGCGCAGGAAAGATCACGGCAGCAGTCGCACCGCTCATCGCGATTCCCACGACGGCGGGAACCGGCAGCGAAGTCGGCCGAGGTTCCGTCATCGTGCTGAACGACGGCCGCAAACTGGGGCTGCTGTCGCCGCATCTGCTGCCCAAGGTGGCCATCTGCGATCCGGAGCTGACGCTCGGTCTGCCCCCCCTGCTCACGGCAGCCACGGGCATGGACGCGATGGCGCATTGCATCGAGACCTTCCTGTCGCCCCTGATCAATCCGCCGGCCGAAGCGATCGCGCTGGATGGCCTGGCGAAGTGCGCGCTGTACCTGGAGCGGGCCACGCGCGACGGTTCCGACCGCGACGCGCGCTGGAACATGATGATGGCCGCGATGGAAGGCGCGCTGGCGTTCCAGAAGGGGCTGGGCGCCGTTCATGCGCTTTCCCATCCGTTGGGAGCATTGAAGGATCTGAAACTGCATCACGGCACATTGAACGCAGTGCTGTTGCCCGAGGTCATCCGGTTCAATGCCGAGCACGTCGGCGACAAGCTGATCGGCATGGCGGCGGTGATGGGGCTGGAGCCGGGGGCGGATGTGGCCCGAGCCATCGCGGATCTGAACCAGCGTCTCGGTTTGCCGCCGGGGCTCAAGTCCATGGGCGTGCCAAAGGAAGCGCTGAGCGCCATCGCGGAAGCCGCGCCTAAAGACCACTGCCACGCGACCAATCCGCGCAAGGCCACCGTGGCGGAGTATCTGGCTATCCTGGAAGCTTCCTGGATCTGA
- a CDS encoding YbdD/YjiX family protein, giving the protein MRDDLKKLWDYLREVSGDDAYERYLERHRRTHPEAPPLTEREFFASEQDRKWSGVTRCC; this is encoded by the coding sequence ATGCGTGACGATCTGAAGAAGCTCTGGGACTATCTGCGCGAGGTGTCGGGCGACGACGCCTACGAGCGTTATCTGGAGCGGCATCGGCGCACCCACCCCGAGGCGCCGCCACTCACCGAGAGGGAGTTCTTCGCGTCCGAGCAGGACCGCAAGTGGAGCGGCGTGACGCGCTGCTGCTGA